The Oncorhynchus masou masou isolate Uvic2021 chromosome 31, UVic_Omas_1.1, whole genome shotgun sequence genome includes a region encoding these proteins:
- the LOC135525098 gene encoding RPE-retinal G protein-coupled receptor-like, translating to MAAYTLPEGFSDFDMFAFGSALLVGGLVGFFLNAVSILAYISVKQMRTPSNFLVFNLAVADIMLNTTGLIAAYASLSYRHWPWGQDGCSNHAVIGMTAVLASISFLATIAWDRYHQYVTNQKLFWSTAWTFSIVIWGLAIFWAAVPLTGWGVYDFEPMRTCCTLDYTKGDKDYITYMGALTVFYLIFPAYVMKSNYDAIYAYFKKIHKHRWNTSVPLRVLLFCWGPYEVMCIYACFGNAKLVSPKLRMLLPVLAKMNPIFNAWLYSFGNEFYRGGVWQFLTGQKFTEPVVVKLKGR from the exons ATGGCAGCATACACATTACCGGAGGGATTCTCCGATTTTGACATGTTTGCATTCGGTTCAGCTCTTCTTGTTGGGG GTCTTGTCGGATTCTTCCTCAACGCCGTTTCAATATTGGCCTATATTAGCGTAAAGCAAATGCGAACTCCCAGTAATTTCCTTGTCTTTAACCTCGCCGTGGCTGACATTATGCTCAATACAACCGGCCTGATCGCTGCATATGCCAGCTTATCTTACAG ACACTGGCCCTGGGGCCAAGATGGATGTAGCAACCACGCCGTCATAGGGATGACAGCAGTTCTGGCCTCTATCAGTTTCCTGGCTACCATCGCCTGGGACAGATATCACCAATATGTCACCA ATCAGAAGCTGTTTTGGAGCACGGCCTGGACTTTTTCTATCGTTATCTGGGGGTTGGCCATCTTCTGGGCGGCCGTCCCTCTGACTGGATGGGGAGTGTATGACTTTGAGCCAATGAGGACGTGCTGCACTCTAGACTACACCAAAGGAGACAA AGACTACATTACCTATATGGGAGCCCTGACAGTCTTCTACCTTATCTTCCCTGCTTATGTCATGAAGTCCAACTACGACGCCATTTACGCATACTTCAAGAAGATCCACAAGCACAGG TGGAACACCAGCGTACCACTGAGGGTTCTGTTGTTCTGCTGGGGACCCTACGAAGTCATGTGTATCTACGCCTGCTTTGGCAACGCCAAACTGGTCTCTCCAAAGCTGAGAATG TTGCTTCCTGTTTTGGCGAAAATGAACCCTATTTTCAATGCTTGGCTCTATTCCTTTGGGAACGAGTTCTACAGAGGAGGGGTGTGGCAGTTCCTGACTGGCCAGAAGTTTACAGAGCCCGTCGTTGTGAAGTTAAAAGGAAGATAA